One part of the Natranaeroarchaeum aerophilus genome encodes these proteins:
- a CDS encoding phenylacetate--CoA ligase family protein: protein MNAQIHRLRDGPYGDSLAPDVDAVSSWDEFRELPLTTATDVNRAVAAAPVPSDLATISYTALDGTELPVHDTLADEQYMAAINAKYFQQAGFRPGDRVLNCFPYTATGGGEVFEKGLRALGAEVVPASDATASTLQTLLSDHLDGLCGPPSTVLAMEEDVSSGVDIFLGAGEPFTGIPGRRSKVKERLGAETAVDYFGTRHAQPIAVESAAEDGLMVCDDYVLVEIVDHNIGQTLPAGTYGEVVITHLHKTGTPLFRCRTGDVARLTRRDGNPCLPDSIVGSRDESVRVSDRTVYKAGLRNELLRFEGPSGDFEVETHGDSSYSVVYEGADHGEDILGALEATQPVAPTTVRAVDD, encoded by the coding sequence GTGAACGCACAGATACACCGTCTCCGGGACGGGCCATACGGTGATTCGCTCGCACCCGACGTAGACGCGGTGTCCTCGTGGGATGAGTTCCGTGAACTCCCGCTGACGACCGCGACCGACGTCAACCGTGCTGTCGCGGCCGCTCCGGTGCCATCCGACCTCGCGACGATCTCATACACTGCACTAGACGGGACGGAACTCCCGGTCCACGATACGTTGGCTGACGAGCAATACATGGCTGCCATCAACGCCAAATACTTTCAGCAGGCTGGATTCCGCCCGGGTGACCGCGTGTTGAACTGCTTCCCGTATACGGCAACCGGCGGTGGGGAGGTATTCGAGAAAGGGTTGCGGGCACTGGGCGCCGAAGTCGTTCCGGCGAGTGACGCGACGGCGTCGACCCTCCAGACACTGTTATCTGACCACCTCGACGGGCTGTGTGGACCACCCAGCACGGTCCTCGCGATGGAAGAAGACGTCAGCAGCGGTGTCGACATCTTCCTCGGGGCTGGGGAGCCGTTCACCGGCATACCGGGCCGGCGTAGCAAAGTCAAAGAGCGGTTGGGCGCTGAGACGGCCGTGGATTACTTCGGGACGCGCCACGCCCAGCCCATCGCCGTCGAGTCGGCCGCCGAAGATGGTCTTATGGTCTGTGACGACTACGTGCTCGTGGAGATCGTCGACCACAATATCGGCCAGACACTCCCGGCAGGGACGTACGGGGAAGTCGTCATCACGCACCTTCACAAGACCGGCACACCGCTGTTCCGGTGTCGAACGGGCGATGTCGCTCGTCTGACGAGGCGAGACGGCAATCCCTGTCTGCCGGACAGCATTGTGGGGTCACGGGACGAGTCGGTGCGGGTCAGCGACCGGACGGTGTACAAGGCAGGACTCAGAAACGAGCTCCTCCGATTCGAGGGGCCGTCTGGCGACTTCGAGGTAGAGACCCACGGTGACAGCTCCTACAGTGTGGTGTACGAGGGCGCAGACCACGGCGAAGACATCCTTGGCGCGCTCGAAGCGACCCAGCCGGTAGCCCCGACGACGGTGAGGGCCGTCGACGACTAA